In the genome of Bacteroidota bacterium, one region contains:
- the galE gene encoding UDP-glucose 4-epimerase GalE, translated as MKILVTGGTGYIGSHTIVELYNAGHEVVAIDNFDNSYPDVLDSIEKITGKKVAFTQVDIRDKKALTDFLVSQKGIDAVIHFAAFKAVGESVKNPLKYYENNVGGTVNLLYAMQAAGINQIAFSSSCTVYGEANPPVDENTAKAEAQSPYGNTKQICEEVLFDYTQASDLKVVSLRYFNPVGAHSSALIGELPIGVPNNLVPFITQTAIGKREVLTVFGNDYPTPDGTCLRDYIHVVDLAKAHVKAIEFLQQKKYTESYNVFNLGTGNGNSVLEVIQSFEKVTGEKVNYKIGPRRAGDVVQIYANCDKAANVLGWKTEHDLDSCMQTAWAWEKHLASK; from the coding sequence ATGAAAATACTTGTTACAGGCGGAACTGGTTATATAGGTTCGCATACCATTGTTGAATTATATAATGCAGGACACGAAGTAGTGGCAATTGATAATTTCGATAACTCATACCCGGACGTATTAGATAGCATTGAAAAAATAACAGGTAAAAAAGTAGCCTTTACCCAAGTTGATATAAGAGATAAAAAAGCCTTAACCGATTTTTTAGTGAGCCAAAAAGGAATAGATGCAGTAATACATTTTGCTGCATTTAAAGCCGTTGGCGAAAGCGTAAAAAATCCTTTAAAATATTACGAAAACAATGTAGGCGGAACGGTTAATTTATTGTACGCTATGCAGGCTGCAGGCATCAATCAAATTGCGTTCTCTTCATCGTGTACCGTTTATGGCGAGGCTAACCCTCCGGTTGATGAAAACACAGCCAAGGCAGAGGCACAATCGCCTTATGGTAATACCAAACAAATTTGCGAAGAAGTATTGTTTGACTATACACAAGCCAGTGATTTAAAAGTAGTATCGTTGCGTTATTTCAATCCGGTAGGAGCACACAGCTCAGCTTTAATTGGCGAGTTGCCCATTGGCGTACCCAATAACTTAGTACCCTTTATAACCCAAACTGCTATTGGCAAACGCGAAGTATTAACCGTTTTTGGCAACGATTACCCAACACCCGATGGAACTTGCTTACGCGATTATATACACGTAGTTGATTTAGCCAAAGCACACGTAAAAGCCATTGAGTTTTTACAACAAAAAAAATATACCGAAAGTTATAATGTATTTAACCTGGGCACCGGTAACGGTAACTCCGTGTTAGAAGTAATACAGTCGTTTGAAAAAGTAACAGGCGAAAAAGTAAATTATAAAATAGGTCCACGCAGAGCAGGCGATGTGGTACAGATTTATGCCAATTGCGATAAGGCCGCTAACGTATTAGGTTGGAAAACCGAACACGATTTAGATAGTTGTATGCAAACAGCCTGGGCTTGGGAAAAACATTTAGCTAGTAAATAG
- a CDS encoding TonB-dependent receptor, with translation MGKLYTLFILLFLYASTCMAQQASIRGYVIDKSTQKPIEYVVVSINKGAQTITDSTGFFKLVTVYGKHTLKLSFIGYRTEYYNVDLDEGANKLITIELEAFNNQMDQIVISGSREGKKVAKEIASVSIIKPYLIENTNSTDLSQVINRLPGVQVADGQASIRGGVGWSYGTGNRIAVLLDDMPLLGADLGDARWKFLPIEAAEQIEVIKGAASVLYGSAALNGTINVRTGWPTRKPQTKIQAYQGISQNFDRGYINWWEYSTQPFNNGMFFSHKQMFGNFDLVLSGNLSSTRSHLQYTDEFRARTYVKTRYRPQSNKNLTFGLNGNFMMEKSGSFFLWADADTGTLKQFNGSKPADNLYRIFSIDPHLDLKHGNMMHAFKFRMYQIARLIDKARYPKDDDAIANLYAFDYNNKYKINTYFTLNSGVYTTAFQAVNGIYKGSFGGLTGAVYSQADFTYKKLIITGGLRYEVIAQDTSKVEKALLKRIGLNYQIAKKTYLRTNYSEGYRVPTISEKFINDRVSFLSISPNPNLVPEKGWTAEIGIQQGFKIANFVASLDAAFFIQDYDSMIDFKFGQHSEVTPENPFPLGFKAFNVGHVRAGGFDLSLQGEGKIKDLMIRILTGYTYSLPVNLSADNSLNNYGNYFNLFMESLGVAKADSGTYLQRVMLSYRNRTTAKFDLDLTYKRASFGYSVFYYSIYEKVDDFVMLLPGVKQFFKRAGTADIVHNIRFGYKPNQNLSVNFLINNLTNHEYATRPGKVDPPRTFVAQVVFAF, from the coding sequence ATGGGTAAACTTTACACTCTTTTTATATTACTTTTCTTATATGCAAGTACTTGTATGGCCCAGCAGGCAAGCATACGCGGGTACGTAATTGATAAAAGCACTCAAAAACCAATAGAGTATGTAGTAGTTTCTATAAACAAAGGCGCACAAACCATTACAGATAGTACCGGCTTTTTTAAACTGGTTACAGTATATGGCAAGCATACTTTAAAGCTTTCGTTTATTGGTTACCGAACGGAATACTACAATGTAGACCTTGATGAAGGGGCTAATAAACTTATTACTATTGAGCTGGAAGCCTTTAATAACCAGATGGACCAAATTGTTATATCCGGCTCACGCGAAGGGAAAAAGGTAGCCAAAGAAATTGCTTCGGTCAGTATCATCAAACCTTATTTAATTGAAAATACCAACTCCACTGATTTATCGCAAGTAATAAACCGGTTGCCGGGTGTACAGGTAGCCGATGGGCAAGCAAGTATTAGAGGCGGTGTGGGTTGGAGTTATGGAACAGGTAACAGGATTGCTGTTTTGCTGGATGACATGCCTTTGTTGGGTGCTGATTTGGGCGATGCCCGCTGGAAGTTTTTACCTATTGAGGCGGCTGAACAAATTGAAGTAATTAAAGGAGCTGCTTCTGTTTTGTATGGCTCGGCCGCTTTAAACGGAACCATTAATGTGCGCACCGGCTGGCCTACCAGAAAGCCTCAAACCAAAATACAGGCTTACCAAGGTATTTCGCAAAACTTTGACAGGGGTTATATTAACTGGTGGGAATACTCTACGCAGCCTTTTAACAATGGTATGTTTTTTTCGCACAAACAAATGTTTGGTAATTTTGATTTGGTGCTGAGCGGAAATCTTTCGAGTACTCGCAGTCACCTACAATATACAGACGAATTCAGGGCGAGAACTTATGTAAAAACGCGTTACAGACCTCAATCAAATAAGAACTTAACTTTTGGGTTGAATGGTAATTTTATGATGGAGAAATCAGGCAGCTTTTTTTTATGGGCTGATGCTGATACGGGAACGCTTAAACAGTTTAATGGCTCTAAGCCGGCTGATAATTTATACCGTATATTTAGTATTGATCCTCATTTGGATTTAAAGCATGGTAACATGATGCATGCATTTAAATTCAGAATGTACCAGATAGCTCGCTTAATTGATAAAGCGCGTTACCCCAAGGATGATGATGCGATTGCTAATTTGTATGCTTTTGACTATAACAATAAATACAAAATAAATACTTATTTTACTTTGAACAGCGGGGTGTATACTACGGCTTTTCAAGCCGTAAACGGTATATACAAGGGCTCGTTTGGCGGCTTAACAGGGGCAGTTTATTCGCAGGCTGATTTCACTTATAAAAAACTAATTATTACGGGTGGACTTCGTTATGAGGTGATAGCGCAAGATACGAGTAAGGTGGAGAAGGCCTTGTTAAAACGTATTGGCTTAAACTACCAAATTGCTAAAAAAACGTATTTGCGCACTAACTATTCTGAAGGTTACAGGGTGCCTACTATCAGCGAGAAATTTATCAATGACCGGGTTTCATTTTTAAGCATATCGCCCAACCCTAATTTAGTACCTGAAAAAGGATGGACCGCTGAAATTGGTATTCAGCAGGGTTTTAAAATTGCCAACTTTGTAGCTTCACTAGACGCTGCCTTTTTTATTCAGGATTACGATAGTATGATTGATTTTAAGTTTGGACAACACAGTGAAGTTACACCTGAGAATCCTTTTCCATTGGGCTTTAAAGCTTTTAACGTAGGCCATGTACGCGCAGGTGGATTTGATTTAAGCCTGCAAGGCGAAGGAAAAATAAAAGATTTGATGATTCGTATATTAACGGGTTATACTTACTCATTACCTGTTAATTTAAGCGCTGATAACAGCCTGAATAATTATGGCAATTACTTTAACTTATTTATGGAAAGCTTGGGTGTAGCGAAAGCAGATAGTGGTACTTATTTGCAAAGGGTAATGCTCTCGTACCGCAACAGAACTACCGCTAAATTTGATTTGGATTTGACGTATAAAAGGGCTTCGTTTGGCTATAGTGTTTTTTATTATAGTATTTACGAAAAGGTAGATGATTTTGTAATGTTATTGCCTGGTGTTAAACAATTTTTTAAGCGAGCCGGTACGGCTGATATTGTACACAATATCCGTTTTGGTTATAAGCCTAACCAAAACCTTTCGGTTAACTTTTTAATTAACAACTTAACCAACCACGAGTATGCTACCCGCCCCGGTAAGGTTGACCCTCCCAGAACTTTTGTAGCACAGGTAGTGTTTGCATTTTAA
- a CDS encoding choice-of-anchor V domain-containing protein, whose protein sequence is MKKNILYTILGLIIVVMLQSFGSQTLGKKDGTEPGYTGSPGDSLKNCTACHGGEAVDVYDWISSDIPANGYIPGKTYTITATNTEEGATRFGFLISPQNLRGDLLGELKITDTTTTKLVGNNKYITYKAAGVEGVDSKSWSFNWVAPDVDTVVFYGAFNSNFEGHKGGDRTFLTQLIVQKAKSNGLNNLTRSQTINLYPCPTSNYFTFDIPSSENGLTQVRVIENTGKEVLNKINPLGNKIEVGHLPNGLYQVFISNGQTNYTAKLIKQ, encoded by the coding sequence ATGAAAAAAAATATACTCTACACAATACTTGGGTTAATTATAGTAGTCATGTTACAGTCGTTTGGTAGCCAAACGCTAGGCAAGAAGGATGGAACAGAACCGGGCTATACCGGATCACCGGGCGATAGTTTAAAAAACTGTACGGCTTGCCATGGAGGTGAAGCTGTTGATGTATATGATTGGATTAGTTCCGACATACCCGCTAACGGGTACATACCAGGAAAAACATATACCATTACTGCTACCAACACAGAAGAAGGAGCCACCCGATTTGGTTTTTTAATATCGCCACAAAACCTACGTGGTGACTTATTGGGTGAACTAAAAATAACCGACACTACTACTACCAAATTAGTAGGAAATAACAAATACATTACGTACAAAGCAGCTGGAGTAGAGGGAGTAGATAGTAAGTCTTGGTCGTTTAATTGGGTTGCACCCGATGTAGATACAGTCGTTTTTTATGGCGCTTTTAATTCTAATTTTGAAGGGCATAAAGGAGGAGATAGAACTTTTTTAACTCAGCTTATAGTACAAAAAGCAAAAAGTAATGGTTTAAATAACTTAACTCGCAGCCAAACCATAAACCTATATCCTTGCCCTACTTCCAATTATTTTACTTTTGATATTCCTTCTTCCGAAAATGGTCTTACACAAGTGCGGGTAATAGAAAATACCGGAAAAGAAGTTTTGAATAAAATCAATCCATTAGGTAACAAAATAGAGGTAGGACATTTGCCAAATGGTTTGTACCAGGTTTTCATTTCAAACGGACAAACTAACTATACAGCTAAACTTATCAAACAATAA
- a CDS encoding CAP domain-containing protein codes for MKQINKLPIAFSIAILLFVGCSKDDSSSSTTSTTQQNTNLTAREQAVKDYNEMYLTTNVTDVELAWSGNSASCNPGTISQVALDRSLVRLNYFRKICGLPYNMVWNQAWLVGCQQAALMMYANNALSHTPPSTWKCFTQEGADVAGISNIALGTPSYHSSRTISGWIEDTGAGNKAVGHRRWMLFSRAKEYGLGSTVGSSVLHCIEHTADPLPSNAPAYIAYPPAYIPQSLAYARWSLGISNPNSFFSGVDLSAVTVKMTDAQGADVPVTIISSTDDGYGDQTVVWEPTGINTTSTADVKYHVVVDNFKLNGVAKKYEYDVTVIKP; via the coding sequence ATGAAACAGATAAATAAATTACCTATTGCTTTCAGTATAGCAATACTTCTTTTTGTTGGTTGTTCGAAAGACGATTCAAGTTCTTCAACCACCAGCACCACACAACAAAACACCAATTTAACTGCCAGAGAACAAGCCGTTAAAGATTACAATGAAATGTATTTAACCACCAATGTAACAGATGTTGAATTGGCATGGAGCGGTAATTCAGCCAGTTGTAACCCGGGTACTATTTCGCAAGTTGCTTTGGACCGTTCGTTGGTAAGACTTAACTATTTCCGCAAAATTTGTGGTTTACCTTACAATATGGTTTGGAATCAGGCATGGCTTGTCGGTTGCCAACAAGCAGCCTTAATGATGTATGCTAACAATGCATTAAGCCACACCCCACCATCAACATGGAAATGTTTTACGCAAGAAGGAGCAGATGTAGCAGGTATTAGCAATATAGCATTAGGTACTCCTAGTTACCATTCGTCAAGAACCATTTCTGGTTGGATTGAAGATACTGGAGCAGGTAACAAAGCAGTAGGACACAGAAGATGGATGCTTTTTTCAAGAGCTAAAGAATACGGATTAGGAAGTACCGTTGGTTCTTCTGTTTTACATTGTATTGAACATACAGCAGATCCTTTACCAAGCAATGCACCTGCTTATATTGCTTACCCACCTGCTTACATACCGCAAAGTTTAGCCTATGCCAGATGGTCGTTAGGTATTAGCAATCCAAACTCATTCTTTTCAGGTGTTGATTTATCGGCCGTAACTGTAAAAATGACAGACGCACAAGGAGCTGATGTTCCGGTAACTATTATATCGAGTACCGATGATGGCTATGGCGACCAAACGGTAGTATGGGAACCAACAGGCATTAATACCACCTCAACAGCCGATGTTAAATACCACGTAGTAGTTGATAATTTTAAATTAAATGGCGTAGCTAAAAAATACGAATACGATGTAACGGTTATTAAACCATAA
- a CDS encoding helix-turn-helix transcriptional regulator — protein sequence MAKEIKMNRIKDVLQEQGRTQTWLAEKIDKSYVVVTNYCNNNSQPSIPVLRQIAKELDIDVRELLIPTKE from the coding sequence ATGGCTAAAGAAATCAAAATGAATAGGATTAAAGATGTTTTGCAAGAGCAAGGTAGAACTCAAACTTGGTTAGCTGAGAAAATAGATAAAAGTTATGTGGTTGTAACAAATTACTGTAACAACAATTCGCAGCCAAGCATTCCGGTATTGCGGCAGATTGCAAAAGAACTTGATATAGATGTGAGAGAATTATTAATACCTACAAAGGAGTAA
- a CDS encoding DNA cytosine methyltransferase produces the protein MKNTKGYEVISLFSGCGGLDLGFKGGFDVLGKKYSKRKFKIIWANDFDSKACETFSKNFESPIVCGDISELLNDRYPQSSPKMPSKADVVLGGFPCQDFSIAGKRKGFEGNRGKLYKSMVLAVQNTRPAIFVAENVKGLLSMDNGKAIETIIKDFAELGYSVVYKLHHAADFGVPQNRERVLIVGTDKKRGLPEFDFPKPTHTKENWVTLEHTISDLENKIEGEAHNHFWSKAKMLKGTQGNSITSKDKISPTMRAEHHGNIEFHWNGNRRLSAREAARIQTFPDNFIFYPSTSSAYKQIGNAVPPVLGWNIAKSVEKFLDTHYLNK, from the coding sequence ATGAAAAATACAAAAGGATATGAAGTAATATCTCTTTTTAGTGGATGCGGTGGTTTAGATTTAGGATTTAAGGGCGGTTTTGACGTTTTAGGTAAAAAGTATTCAAAAAGAAAGTTCAAAATTATTTGGGCAAATGATTTTGACTCAAAAGCATGTGAAACTTTTTCTAAAAATTTTGAATCTCCAATTGTTTGTGGTGATATATCGGAATTATTAAATGATAGATACCCTCAATCTAGCCCTAAAATGCCATCCAAAGCAGATGTTGTCCTCGGTGGGTTTCCATGTCAAGATTTTAGTATAGCAGGTAAAAGAAAAGGATTTGAAGGTAATAGAGGCAAACTATATAAAAGTATGGTTTTAGCTGTTCAAAATACTCGCCCTGCAATTTTTGTGGCAGAAAACGTAAAAGGCCTTTTAAGCATGGATAACGGAAAAGCTATAGAAACAATAATTAAAGATTTTGCTGAACTAGGATATAGCGTTGTATATAAATTACATCATGCAGCAGATTTTGGTGTTCCACAGAATAGAGAAAGAGTATTAATTGTTGGCACTGATAAAAAAAGAGGGTTACCAGAATTTGATTTCCCAAAACCAACTCATACAAAGGAAAATTGGGTAACTTTGGAACATACTATATCTGATTTGGAAAATAAGATTGAGGGGGAAGCTCATAATCACTTTTGGTCAAAAGCAAAAATGCTTAAAGGCACACAAGGTAACAGCATTACCTCTAAAGATAAGATAAGTCCAACCATGAGAGCTGAACATCATGGAAATATTGAATTTCATTGGAATGGCAACAGAAGACTTTCTGCAAGAGAAGCAGCTAGAATACAAACATTCCCAGACAACTTTATATTTTACCCATCAACATCAAGTGCATACAAACAAATAGGTAATGCTGTTCCCCCTGTATTGGGATGGAATATTGCAAAATCTGTAGAGAAATTTCTTGATACACATTACCTCAATAAATGA
- a CDS encoding PKD domain-containing protein → MKKTITLFILVSLVSVNLFAQSRKKILFIGNSYTYGNSLPQALANICKDNHDTINVDSYAQGGYYLGDHARDAVALEKIKRPNWDYIILQDQSLAYAHYNFINTVPYAVFLDSLRKAFSPCGQTVFYITWGRKNGDQYWCSPPYCETDTLVSRTYYEMDSTIQLNYMFATDSIKASASPVGAVWRYIRRNYPNIELFQVDESHPTEEGTYAAACCFYTAIFKKNPLSITNNFTLNATDAANIRTAVKKVMFDSLANWRIGTHFKSTLAANNVVTFQNQTHNATGYEWSFGDGNTSTEENPVHTYAANGNYTVKLKTHYCTSTDSTSKVVVANTHVSTGLQNSLEANNIQVYPNPVSSQLVVSTDKVDYIQLVNAIGQMYTLPYSKAGANTIVDLSAFPAGVYMLLLSQNTTVFTHKIVKQ, encoded by the coding sequence ATGAAAAAAACAATTACCCTTTTTATACTTGTAAGCTTAGTAAGTGTAAACCTGTTTGCACAAAGTCGCAAAAAAATATTATTCATAGGTAATAGTTATACTTATGGTAATAGCCTTCCGCAAGCATTAGCCAATATATGTAAAGACAACCACGATACCATTAACGTAGATAGTTATGCGCAAGGTGGTTATTATTTAGGCGATCATGCAAGAGATGCAGTAGCTTTAGAGAAAATAAAAAGGCCCAATTGGGATTATATTATATTACAAGACCAAAGCTTGGCCTATGCTCATTATAACTTTATAAATACTGTTCCCTATGCTGTTTTTTTAGATAGTTTGCGCAAAGCCTTTAGCCCATGCGGGCAGACCGTATTTTATATAACCTGGGGTAGAAAAAATGGTGATCAATATTGGTGTTCGCCACCCTATTGCGAAACCGATACCTTGGTGAGCCGCACTTATTACGAAATGGATAGTACCATACAACTAAACTATATGTTTGCAACGGATAGTATAAAAGCCTCGGCCTCGCCCGTAGGAGCAGTGTGGCGTTATATAAGGCGCAATTACCCCAATATAGAGTTGTTTCAAGTCGATGAAAGCCATCCTACTGAAGAAGGTACTTATGCCGCAGCTTGTTGTTTTTATACCGCTATATTCAAAAAAAACCCATTGAGCATTACCAATAACTTTACCTTAAATGCTACCGATGCCGCCAATATACGCACCGCAGTAAAAAAAGTAATGTTCGATAGTTTGGCCAATTGGCGTATAGGCACCCATTTTAAATCAACTTTAGCTGCCAATAATGTAGTAACATTTCAGAACCAAACACACAATGCCACCGGTTATGAGTGGAGCTTTGGTGATGGTAATACCTCAACCGAAGAAAATCCGGTACATACCTATGCTGCCAATGGTAATTATACTGTAAAGCTAAAAACACATTATTGTACCAGTACCGATAGTACCAGCAAAGTAGTAGTAGCCAATACACATGTAAGTACCGGTTTGCAAAACAGTTTGGAGGCTAACAATATACAGGTATATCCAAACCCCGTTAGCTCTCAATTGGTGGTAAGTACCGATAAGGTAGATTATATACAATTGGTAAACGCCATCGGGCAAATGTATACACTGCCCTATAGCAAAGCAGGAGCTAATACTATTGTTGATTTATCAGCATTTCCTGCAGGTGTGTATATGTTGCTGTTAAGCCAAAATACTACCGTGTTTACCCATAAAATAGTAAAACAATAA
- a CDS encoding S8/S53 family peptidase — MTTRFLPFILVFFAALHAHAQTNATKKLSANLMQLLNKKDGIETNKNIVLSKAGGVNYISALIKTNTALQEKSITRLGALIGTKAGNIWTVQIPVTQIKKFIEIENIEYIQLDEPIVSLLDAANKSARVDSVQNGVNLPLSYSGKGVVVGIIDAGFDYTHPTFYDTTGTILRVKRVWEQHNDGTPPSGYNYGNELKDTAAMLAKGYEVNSFSHGTHVGGIAAGSGYGTNRKYRGVAYESDLVFVGIKPEKSEWKTSGMASILDGMNYIYNYAKSVGKPAVVNLSWGNSIGPNDGSSLFSQACNNITGEGKIFVLSAGNNGDENIHIQKTFSSTDTALHTFVTFPTINGEKRNWIDIWGEVGKTFCLKISLFKDSTTSSVTNIICLNNTTLDTFLVGSKNDTCFLTITTKDADYNNKPHILIDVFSKTVDRFCVSLLATNGTVHMWQGFVNDYNGYYGAFTNGGFPWGTAGNSNYTLGEMASTHAAVTVAAYASKIAFKNVAGANQSYSGYAFTGQITPFSSKGPTVDGRIKPDIAAPGMTIGSSVNSYDVSYALGGTNYAQSVLIYNFPKNNRNYYYAEASGTSMSSPMVSGIVALLLQANPKLTPNILKGILFQTTYKDTYTKPIPDSSRWGAGKINAYAAIKKTISSIGIAESKFETLAIQVFPNPTNGLIHLNYNASEVQNFEVSIINMVGKTISKQSWKTGAYNNELNIDLSNEAKGVYYINISSAKGAEVKKVIVF, encoded by the coding sequence ATGACAACAAGATTTCTACCATTTATACTCGTGTTTTTTGCAGCATTACATGCACATGCACAAACCAATGCTACAAAAAAACTATCAGCTAATTTAATGCAGTTGCTTAATAAAAAGGATGGCATTGAAACCAACAAAAACATAGTATTGTCAAAAGCAGGCGGAGTAAATTATATAAGTGCTTTAATAAAAACCAATACTGCTTTACAGGAAAAATCAATTACCCGATTGGGTGCATTAATAGGTACCAAAGCAGGTAATATCTGGACTGTTCAAATACCCGTAACACAAATAAAAAAGTTTATTGAAATAGAAAACATTGAGTATATACAGCTTGATGAACCTATAGTTAGTTTATTAGATGCAGCCAATAAATCAGCCAGGGTTGATTCCGTACAAAATGGTGTAAACCTGCCTTTATCCTACTCAGGTAAAGGTGTAGTAGTAGGCATTATTGATGCAGGTTTTGATTATACACATCCAACATTTTACGATACTACAGGAACTATTTTACGTGTAAAACGCGTATGGGAGCAACACAACGATGGTACACCACCAAGCGGCTACAATTACGGAAACGAGTTAAAAGATACAGCTGCTATGTTAGCCAAAGGATACGAAGTAAACTCTTTTTCGCACGGAACGCATGTTGGGGGAATAGCAGCAGGCTCAGGTTACGGAACTAACAGAAAATACAGGGGAGTAGCCTATGAGAGCGATTTAGTCTTTGTAGGTATTAAACCCGAGAAAAGCGAATGGAAAACATCAGGCATGGCAAGCATTTTAGATGGTATGAATTATATTTATAACTATGCCAAATCAGTAGGGAAACCAGCCGTAGTAAACTTAAGCTGGGGTAATTCAATCGGGCCAAACGATGGTTCTTCCTTGTTTAGTCAGGCATGTAATAACATAACAGGCGAAGGAAAAATATTTGTATTGTCGGCAGGTAATAATGGCGATGAAAATATACATATACAAAAAACATTTTCGAGTACCGATACCGCCTTACATACATTTGTAACCTTCCCCACCATTAATGGCGAAAAGCGTAACTGGATTGATATCTGGGGCGAAGTAGGTAAAACATTTTGTTTGAAAATAAGCTTGTTTAAAGATTCAACAACGAGCAGCGTAACCAATATTATTTGTTTAAACAATACCACCCTTGATACCTTTTTAGTAGGCTCAAAAAACGACACCTGTTTTTTAACCATTACTACTAAAGATGCAGACTACAATAACAAACCACATATTTTAATAGATGTATTTAGTAAAACTGTCGATAGATTTTGTGTGAGCTTATTGGCAACAAACGGAACCGTGCATATGTGGCAAGGGTTTGTAAACGATTACAATGGTTATTACGGTGCATTTACCAATGGTGGTTTTCCATGGGGTACTGCCGGTAACAGCAATTATACTTTAGGCGAAATGGCCAGTACACATGCGGCTGTTACAGTAGCTGCCTATGCATCTAAAATTGCTTTTAAAAATGTGGCAGGTGCTAACCAAAGTTATTCAGGTTATGCCTTTACGGGGCAAATTACACCCTTTTCCAGCAAAGGCCCAACAGTTGATGGACGCATTAAGCCCGATATAGCAGCACCCGGAATGACCATTGGTTCATCCGTTAACTCATACGATGTTTCATACGCTTTAGGTGGAACCAACTATGCACAAAGCGTATTGATATATAATTTCCCTAAAAACAACCGCAACTATTATTATGCTGAAGCCAGCGGAACCTCTATGTCGTCACCTATGGTAAGTGGCATTGTAGCCCTTTTATTACAAGCCAATCCAAAGCTAACACCCAATATTTTAAAAGGAATTCTTTTTCAAACAACTTATAAGGATACCTATACCAAACCCATTCCCGACTCAAGCCGCTGGGGAGCCGGAAAAATAAATGCCTATGCAGCCATTAAAAAAACAATTAGCAGCATTGGTATAGCTGAAAGCAAATTTGAAACATTAGCCATACAGGTATTTCCTAACCCTACCAATGGTTTAATTCATTTAAATTACAATGCCAGCGAAGTACAAAATTTTGAAGTAAGCATTATCAATATGGTAGGTAAAACCATTAGCAAACAAAGCTGGAAAACCGGTGCTTATAACAACGAATTGAATATTGATTTAAGCAACGAAGCAAAAGGTGTTTATTACATAAACATTAGCTCAGCCAAAGGAGCCGAAGTAAAAAAAGTAATTGTGTTTTAA